In Streptomyces sp. NBC_00414, a single window of DNA contains:
- a CDS encoding sugar phosphate isomerase/epimerase family protein encodes MPRTFTLFTGQWADLPLEEVCRLARDFGYEGLELACWGDHFEVDKALADPGYLDSRRELLDKYGLKCWAISNHLVGQAVCDAIIDERHQAILPARIWGDGEAEGVRQRAAAEIADTARAAAAFGVDTVIGFTGSSIWHLVAMFPPAPESMIERGYEDFANRWNPILDVFDNEGVRFAHEVHPSEIAYDYWTTQRALEAVGHRPAFGLNFDPSHFVWQDLDPVGFLWDFRDRIYHVDCKEARKRLDGRNGRLGSHLPWGDPRRGWDFVSAGHGDVPWEDVFRMLRSIDYKGPISVEWEDAGMDRLQGAPEALTRLKAFDFEPPTASFDAAFGGND; translated from the coding sequence ATGCCGCGCACCTTCACGCTCTTCACCGGCCAGTGGGCCGACCTGCCCCTCGAAGAGGTCTGCCGCCTCGCCCGTGACTTCGGCTACGAAGGCCTCGAACTCGCCTGCTGGGGAGACCACTTCGAGGTCGACAAGGCCCTCGCGGACCCCGGGTACCTGGACTCCCGGCGGGAACTCCTCGACAAGTACGGCCTCAAGTGCTGGGCCATCTCCAACCACCTGGTGGGCCAGGCCGTCTGCGACGCCATCATCGACGAACGCCACCAGGCGATCCTCCCCGCCCGCATCTGGGGCGACGGCGAGGCCGAGGGCGTACGGCAGCGGGCGGCGGCCGAGATAGCCGACACCGCGCGCGCCGCGGCGGCCTTCGGCGTCGACACCGTCATCGGCTTCACCGGCTCCTCGATCTGGCACCTGGTCGCGATGTTCCCGCCCGCCCCGGAGTCGATGATCGAGCGCGGCTACGAGGACTTCGCCAACCGCTGGAACCCCATCCTCGACGTCTTCGACAACGAGGGCGTGCGGTTCGCGCACGAGGTCCACCCCAGCGAGATCGCGTACGACTACTGGACGACCCAGCGCGCGCTGGAGGCGGTCGGCCACCGGCCGGCCTTCGGGCTGAACTTCGACCCGTCGCACTTCGTGTGGCAGGACCTCGACCCGGTCGGCTTCCTGTGGGACTTCCGCGACCGGATCTACCACGTCGACTGCAAGGAAGCGCGCAAGCGCCTCGACGGCCGCAACGGACGCCTCGGCTCGCATCTCCCCTGGGGCGACCCGCGCCGCGGCTGGGACTTCGTGTCCGCCGGCCACGGCGACGTCCCCTGGGAGGACGTGTTCCGGATGCTGCGCTCCATCGACTACAAGGGACCGATCTCGGTCGAGTGGGAGGACGCGGGCATGGACCGCCTCCAGGGCGCACCCGAGGCACTCACCCGCCTGAAGGCCTTCGACTTCGAACCGCCCACCGCCTCCTTCGACGCGGCCTTCGGCGGCAACGACTAG
- a CDS encoding EboA domain-containing protein: protein MNDLHDAPGAAGTTLPTETPSALTTLHARLNSLLGGAARAWLDQALDEAAAHPGTHGPISVWELRIAEAGRRCGPEYAEAARVLLLYAARADAPTLARVYRQGTADERRAVLEALPHLVTGPEALPIVEDALRTNDTRLVAAAVGPYAARHLDAHNWRHAVLKCLFTGVPVDAVDDLPRRAHADAELARMLSDYADERSAADRPVPHDLHLVLALTGHPATPTGTDEPKGPTAPDGSSGTDGKES, encoded by the coding sequence GTGAACGACCTCCACGACGCCCCCGGCGCAGCCGGCACCACCCTCCCGACGGAGACCCCGTCCGCCCTCACCACCCTGCACGCCCGCCTGAACTCCCTCCTCGGCGGCGCCGCCCGGGCCTGGCTCGACCAGGCCCTCGACGAGGCGGCCGCCCACCCCGGCACCCACGGCCCCATCTCCGTGTGGGAACTGCGGATCGCCGAGGCGGGCCGGCGCTGCGGACCCGAGTACGCGGAGGCAGCCCGCGTACTGCTCCTGTACGCGGCCCGGGCCGACGCCCCGACCCTCGCCCGCGTCTACCGCCAGGGCACCGCCGACGAACGCCGCGCCGTCCTGGAAGCCCTGCCCCACCTCGTGACCGGACCCGAGGCCCTGCCGATCGTCGAGGACGCCCTGCGCACCAACGACACCCGGCTGGTGGCCGCGGCCGTCGGCCCGTACGCCGCCCGGCACCTGGACGCCCACAACTGGCGGCACGCCGTCCTGAAGTGCCTGTTCACCGGTGTCCCCGTGGACGCCGTGGACGACCTTCCGCGCCGGGCCCACGCCGACGCCGAACTCGCCCGCATGCTCAGCGACTACGCCGACGAGCGCAGCGCCGCGGACCGACCCGTCCCCCATGACCTGCACCTCGTCCTGGCCCTCACCGGGCACCCGGCCACCCCCACCGGAACCGACGAGCCGAAGGGCCCGACCGCCCCCGACGGCTCGTCCGGAACCGACGGCAAGGAGTCCTGA
- a CDS encoding SCO3242 family prenyltransferase: MELLRLPALFTVPGDALAGAAAAGVRPNPRTLLAIGSSLCLYEAGMALNDWADRAEDAIDRPHRPLPSGRVKPAAALAAAGGLTVAGLALASRAGRRPLALAGALAATVWSYDLVLKRTPAGPLAMAAARGLDLLLGGVASGGDTRKVVPSALTLATHTLAVTTVSRHETQGGSPWAPLTALATTTALTWSLTRDSRTGGDLTRDDRTTPTGSTAGGASATGASGRAPENAPTALNFRDPPPRPRGVTLNIASLSGALTTLYAVTSARPLIHAALNPSPPLTQRAVGGGIRAMIPLQAALAARSGAPVTALLTAALAPAARRFSRKVSVT, from the coding sequence GTGGAACTCCTCCGCCTGCCCGCCCTGTTCACCGTCCCCGGCGACGCACTCGCGGGCGCCGCCGCTGCCGGGGTCCGCCCGAACCCCCGAACCCTGCTGGCCATCGGCTCCTCCCTCTGTCTGTACGAGGCCGGTATGGCCCTCAACGACTGGGCCGACCGCGCCGAGGACGCCATCGACCGCCCGCACCGCCCCCTGCCCTCCGGCCGCGTGAAGCCGGCCGCCGCCCTCGCGGCGGCCGGGGGTCTGACCGTGGCGGGTCTGGCCCTGGCGTCCCGCGCGGGCCGTCGGCCGCTCGCGCTCGCGGGCGCTCTGGCGGCCACGGTCTGGTCGTACGACCTGGTCCTCAAACGCACACCCGCGGGCCCCTTGGCGATGGCCGCGGCCCGAGGCCTGGACCTGCTCCTCGGCGGGGTGGCCTCGGGTGGTGACACCCGCAAGGTGGTGCCGTCCGCCCTGACCCTGGCCACCCACACGCTGGCCGTCACCACGGTCTCCCGTCACGAGACCCAGGGCGGCTCCCCGTGGGCCCCACTGACCGCCCTGGCCACGACGACTGCCCTGACCTGGTCCCTGACACGCGACAGCCGGACGGGCGGCGACCTGACCCGCGACGACCGGACGACACCCACCGGTTCGACCGCCGGCGGTGCGAGTGCCACCGGTGCGAGTGGCCGGGCACCGGAGAACGCGCCGACCGCTCTCAACTTCAGGGACCCCCCTCCCAGGCCCAGGGGAGTCACCCTGAACATCGCCTCCTTGAGCGGAGCACTCACCACCCTCTACGCCGTCACCTCCGCCCGCCCCCTCATCCACGCCGCCCTCAACCCGTCACCCCCACTGACACAAAGAGCCGTCGGCGGTGGAATCCGAGCCATGATCCCGCTCCAGGCAGCCCTCGCCGCCCGCTCCGGAGCCCCCGTCACGGCCCTGCTGACGGCAGCCCTCGCCCCGGCCGCCCGCAGGTTCAGCCGAAAGGTGAGCGTGACATGA
- a CDS encoding ThuA domain-containing protein: protein MRATGRTVTAVVGATLLIGCVSGPAASKGSKEPKGSPGDERVLVFSETAGFRHDSIPEGIAAVKALGAENGFAVDATEDSRAFSVRNLARYDAVVFLSTTGDVLDKGQQKAFEGYIGRGGGYVGIHAAADTEYDWEFYGGLAGAYFQSHPAIQPARVEVEDRSHPATAHLGESWNRTDEWYNYRSNPRDRAHVLASLDESSYTGGTMSGDHPIAWCQEYRGGRSFYTGSGHTKESYADPAFRQHLLGGIRWAVGATQADCRPEKGYTPLFDGTAESLADWKQAGPGSFSLSDDGTLTSSGGLGMLWYGASEFGSYSLKLDWKMASASGDDNSGVFVGFPASDDPWSAVDNGYEIQIDATDAPDRTTGAVYSFQSADIKKRDRALNPPGEWNTYEIRVEGERLRVRLNGVQINDYTNTDPARSLRDGHVGIQNHGADDQVSFRDVRIKQLPVRPTRSTEQGD from the coding sequence ATGCGTGCAACCGGCCGTACCGTGACCGCGGTTGTCGGCGCCACCCTGCTCATCGGGTGTGTGTCGGGACCGGCCGCGTCGAAGGGGTCGAAAGAGCCGAAGGGATCCCCGGGTGACGAGCGGGTCCTGGTGTTCTCCGAGACCGCCGGGTTCCGGCACGACTCGATCCCCGAGGGGATCGCGGCGGTGAAGGCCCTCGGCGCCGAGAACGGCTTCGCGGTGGACGCCACCGAGGACTCGCGCGCCTTCTCCGTGCGAAACCTCGCCCGGTACGACGCCGTGGTGTTCCTCTCCACGACCGGGGACGTCCTCGACAAGGGCCAGCAGAAGGCGTTCGAGGGGTACATCGGGCGCGGCGGCGGTTACGTGGGCATCCACGCCGCCGCCGACACCGAGTACGACTGGGAGTTCTACGGCGGCCTCGCCGGCGCCTACTTCCAGTCGCACCCGGCGATCCAGCCCGCCCGCGTCGAGGTCGAGGACCGGTCCCACCCGGCCACCGCGCACCTCGGGGAGTCCTGGAACCGCACGGACGAGTGGTACAACTACCGCTCCAACCCGCGTGACCGGGCCCATGTACTGGCCTCGCTCGACGAGTCGTCGTACACCGGCGGCACGATGAGCGGCGACCACCCGATCGCCTGGTGCCAGGAGTACCGGGGCGGCCGTTCCTTCTACACGGGCAGCGGCCACACCAAGGAGTCGTACGCCGATCCCGCCTTCCGGCAGCACCTGCTGGGCGGCATCCGCTGGGCCGTCGGCGCCACACAGGCCGACTGCCGCCCGGAGAAGGGGTACACCCCCCTCTTCGACGGGACCGCCGAGTCGCTGGCGGACTGGAAGCAGGCGGGACCGGGCTCCTTCTCGCTCTCGGACGACGGAACACTCACGTCGTCCGGCGGCCTGGGCATGCTCTGGTACGGCGCCTCCGAGTTCGGCTCGTACTCGCTGAAGCTCGACTGGAAGATGGCGAGCGCCTCCGGGGACGACAACTCCGGTGTGTTCGTGGGCTTCCCGGCCTCCGACGACCCCTGGTCGGCCGTCGACAACGGGTACGAGATCCAGATCGACGCGACCGACGCCCCCGACCGCACCACCGGGGCCGTGTACAGCTTCCAGTCCGCCGACATCAAGAAGCGCGACCGTGCGCTGAACCCGCCGGGGGAGTGGAACACGTACGAGATCCGCGTGGAGGGCGAGCGCCTCCGCGTCCGGCTCAACGGCGTGCAGATCAACGACTACACCAACACCGATCCGGCGCGCAGCCTGCGGGACGGCCATGTCGGCATCCAGAACCACGGAGCCGACGACCAGGTGTCCTTCCGCGACGTCCGGATCAAGCAACTGCCGGTGCGACCGACGCGGTCCACCGAGCAGGGCGATTGA
- a CDS encoding PQQ-dependent sugar dehydrogenase has product MHANDPTSSTRTESHRAESHRAESNRTESRRGRPKIRVRKALALLTGALLAGASLTLATPPAGAATADPGAAPAAPVAAEDFQQVTLAKGEPEVGEPMSLAVLPNRSVLHTSRDGELRLTDSAGNTKLAGKLDVYSHDEEGLQGVGVDPGFADNRFIYLYYAPPLDTPAGDAPETGTAADFAPFDGVNRLSRFVLNADGTLDNASEKKILDVPATRGICCHVGGDIDFDAAGNLYLSTGDDSNPFQSDGYAPIDERADRNPVFDAQRTSGNTNDLRGKILRVKVNADGSYTVPDGNLFAPGTDKTRPEIYAMGFRNPFRFSVDKKTGILYVGDYGPDAGAADPARGPAGQVEFARVTEPGNFGWPYCTGDNDAYVDYDFATKTSGASFDCAAPKNTSPNNTGLTDLPPAQAAWIPYDGGSVPEFGTGSESPMGGPVYDYDASLDSPVKFPEAYDGDFFAGEFGRQWIKRISSDGTGTVESINDVPWTGTQVMDMAFGPDGALYVLDYGLAWFGGDENSALYRIENATDGHSPVAQAAADKTSGQAPLKVKFSSAGSTDADGDTLTYSWDFGDGGKSTSANPTYKYKTNGTYTATLTAKDPDGRTGSSSVQIVVGNTAPKVTLQLPQDGQLFAFGEAVPFKVKVTDPEDRTIDCAKVKVTFVLGHDSHGHPVTSANGCSGTIQTSADGGHDEDANIFGVFDAEYTDGGGGGQQALTTHDQSVVQPKHRQAEHFGKSQGVTITERTGAHGAKTVGDIGNKDWISFEPYVLSNATKLTARVSSAGTGGKLEVRAGSPTGRLLGSATVPVTGGWETFQDVTASLSKAPRGTTTLYLVAKGSGTGALYDVDDFTFTTR; this is encoded by the coding sequence GTGCACGCGAACGACCCCACCAGCAGCACCAGAACCGAGAGCCACAGAGCCGAGAGCCACAGAGCTGAGAGCAACCGAACCGAAAGTCGCAGAGGCCGCCCGAAAATACGGGTCCGCAAGGCGCTGGCCCTGCTCACCGGCGCACTCCTCGCCGGTGCCTCGCTCACCCTCGCCACGCCCCCGGCGGGCGCGGCCACCGCGGACCCGGGTGCGGCTCCCGCCGCACCGGTCGCCGCGGAGGACTTCCAGCAGGTCACCCTCGCCAAGGGCGAGCCCGAGGTCGGCGAGCCCATGTCGCTGGCCGTCCTCCCGAACCGCTCGGTGCTGCACACCTCGCGCGACGGCGAACTGCGGCTCACCGACAGCGCGGGCAACACCAAACTGGCGGGCAAGCTCGACGTCTACTCGCACGACGAGGAAGGACTGCAGGGCGTCGGCGTCGACCCCGGCTTCGCCGACAACCGCTTCATCTACCTCTACTACGCCCCGCCGCTCGACACCCCGGCGGGCGACGCCCCCGAGACGGGCACCGCGGCCGACTTCGCGCCCTTCGACGGCGTCAACCGGCTCTCCCGCTTCGTCCTGAACGCCGACGGCACCCTCGACAACGCCAGCGAGAAGAAGATCCTCGACGTCCCCGCCACCCGCGGCATCTGCTGCCATGTCGGCGGTGACATCGACTTCGACGCGGCCGGCAACCTCTACCTGTCGACCGGTGACGACTCCAACCCGTTCCAGTCGGACGGTTACGCGCCCATCGACGAGCGCGCCGACCGCAACCCCGTCTTCGACGCCCAGCGCACCTCCGGCAACACCAACGACCTGCGCGGCAAGATCCTACGCGTCAAGGTGAACGCCGACGGCTCGTACACGGTCCCCGACGGCAACCTCTTCGCACCCGGCACGGACAAGACGCGCCCCGAGATCTACGCGATGGGCTTCCGCAACCCGTTCCGCTTCAGCGTCGACAAGAAGACCGGCATCCTCTACGTCGGCGACTACGGCCCGGACGCCGGAGCGGCCGACCCCGCGCGCGGCCCCGCCGGACAGGTCGAGTTCGCCCGCGTGACCGAGCCCGGCAACTTCGGCTGGCCGTACTGCACGGGTGACAACGACGCCTACGTGGACTACGACTTCGCGACGAAGACCTCGGGCGCCTCCTTCGACTGCGCCGCGCCCAAGAACACCTCGCCGAACAACACCGGTCTCACCGACCTGCCCCCGGCCCAGGCCGCCTGGATCCCCTACGACGGCGGATCCGTGCCCGAGTTCGGCACCGGCTCCGAGTCCCCGATGGGCGGCCCGGTCTACGACTACGACGCCTCCCTCGACTCGCCGGTCAAGTTCCCCGAGGCGTACGACGGCGACTTCTTCGCCGGAGAGTTCGGCCGCCAGTGGATCAAGCGGATCTCGTCGGACGGCACCGGCACCGTCGAGTCCATCAACGACGTGCCGTGGACCGGCACCCAGGTCATGGACATGGCCTTCGGCCCGGACGGCGCGCTCTACGTCCTCGACTACGGCCTCGCCTGGTTCGGCGGCGACGAGAACTCCGCCCTGTACCGCATCGAGAACGCCACCGACGGTCACTCGCCCGTCGCACAGGCCGCCGCCGACAAGACGTCCGGACAGGCGCCGCTGAAGGTGAAGTTCTCCTCCGCCGGCTCCACGGACGCCGACGGCGACACCCTCACGTACAGCTGGGACTTCGGCGACGGCGGCAAGTCCACCTCCGCCAACCCGACGTACAAGTACAAGACGAACGGCACGTACACCGCGACCCTGACGGCGAAGGACCCCGACGGCCGCACCGGCAGCTCCAGCGTGCAGATCGTCGTCGGCAACACCGCGCCCAAGGTGACCCTCCAACTCCCGCAGGACGGCCAGCTGTTCGCGTTCGGTGAGGCCGTGCCCTTCAAGGTGAAGGTCACCGACCCGGAGGACCGCACCATCGACTGCGCCAAGGTGAAGGTCACCTTCGTCCTCGGCCACGACAGCCACGGCCACCCGGTGACCTCGGCGAACGGCTGCTCCGGCACCATCCAGACCAGCGCCGACGGCGGCCACGACGAGGACGCCAACATCTTCGGTGTCTTCGACGCGGAGTACACCGACGGCGGAGGCGGCGGCCAGCAGGCGCTCACCACGCACGACCAGTCCGTCGTCCAGCCCAAGCACCGCCAGGCCGAGCACTTCGGCAAGTCCCAGGGCGTGACCATCACGGAGCGGACCGGCGCGCACGGCGCGAAGACCGTCGGTGACATCGGCAACAAGGACTGGATCTCCTTCGAGCCGTACGTCCTGAGCAACGCCACCAAGCTCACGGCACGCGTCTCGTCAGCGGGCACGGGCGGCAAGCTCGAAGTCCGCGCCGGTTCGCCCACCGGCCGTCTGCTGGGCAGCGCGACCGTCCCGGTGACCGGCGGCTGGGAGACCTTCCAGGACGTCACCGCCTCCCTGTCCAAGGCGCCGCGCGGCACGACCACGCTCTACCTCGTCGCCAAGGGCAGCGGCACCGGAGCCCTGTACGACGTGGACGACTTCACCTTCACGACCCGCTGA
- a CDS encoding inositol-3-phosphate synthase, with the protein MSAEPSVSPSRVGVWLIGARGSVATTAVAGCAAVTAGLHPPTGMVTETGAFREAGLPPLSSLVFGGHDVVDCPLPKRAESLAAGGVLPHDLPSAVSAELAAADREIRIGGPLPGDTRTEDELIESLAHDIRDFVRRSGLDRAVVVNVASTEPVPEGAALPASSLYAAAALRAGCPYVNFTPSMGLHHPLLAPAAAASGLPYAGRDGKTGQTLLRSVLGPMFAQRALAVRAWSGTNLLGGGDGAALADPAAAAAKNAGKERVLADTLGTVPQGETHIDDVPSLGDWKTAWDHIAFDGFLGTRMVLQTTWQGCDSSLAAPLILDLARLMARAHEAGLTGPVAELGFYFKDPVGEGPAALGEQFADLVGFAARLRELAQPPGPATPRTAHGDPQGTTPEDTTPEDTASEGPDPEGITGERR; encoded by the coding sequence ATGTCCGCCGAACCGTCTGTTTCCCCTTCTCGGGTGGGAGTGTGGCTGATCGGAGCGCGGGGCTCCGTCGCCACGACCGCCGTCGCGGGCTGCGCGGCCGTCACGGCCGGGCTCCATCCACCGACCGGCATGGTGACCGAGACCGGCGCCTTCCGCGAGGCGGGCCTGCCTCCCCTGTCGTCGCTCGTCTTCGGCGGCCACGACGTGGTGGACTGCCCGCTCCCGAAACGGGCCGAGTCGCTCGCCGCCGGTGGCGTCCTGCCCCACGACCTGCCCTCGGCCGTCTCCGCCGAACTGGCCGCCGCGGACCGGGAGATCAGGATCGGCGGCCCGCTCCCCGGCGACACGCGGACCGAGGACGAACTGATCGAGAGCCTCGCCCACGACATACGCGACTTCGTCCGCCGGAGCGGCCTGGACCGGGCCGTCGTGGTCAACGTGGCCTCCACGGAACCCGTCCCCGAGGGCGCCGCCCTCCCCGCCAGCTCGCTGTACGCGGCGGCCGCGCTGCGGGCCGGCTGCCCGTACGTCAACTTCACACCCTCCATGGGCCTGCACCACCCGCTGCTCGCCCCCGCGGCTGCCGCGTCAGGACTGCCGTACGCCGGCCGGGACGGCAAGACCGGCCAGACCCTGCTGCGGTCGGTCCTCGGCCCGATGTTCGCGCAGCGCGCCCTGGCCGTCCGGGCCTGGTCCGGTACGAACCTGCTGGGCGGCGGTGACGGTGCGGCCCTCGCCGACCCGGCCGCCGCGGCCGCGAAGAACGCGGGCAAGGAACGCGTCCTCGCCGACACCCTGGGCACGGTCCCCCAGGGCGAGACCCACATCGACGACGTACCGTCCCTCGGCGACTGGAAGACCGCCTGGGACCACATCGCCTTCGACGGCTTCCTCGGCACCCGCATGGTCCTCCAGACGACCTGGCAGGGCTGCGACTCCTCCCTCGCCGCCCCGCTGATCCTGGACCTGGCCCGCCTGATGGCCCGCGCCCACGAGGCCGGCCTCACGGGCCCGGTGGCCGAACTCGGCTTCTACTTCAAGGACCCGGTGGGGGAGGGGCCCGCGGCCCTGGGCGAGCAGTTCGCGGACCTGGTCGGCTTCGCGGCACGACTCCGGGAACTCGCACAGCCCCCGGGCCCCGCGACACCCCGGACGGCACACGGGGACCCGCAAGGCACAACCCCCGAAGACACAACCCCCGAAGACACAGCCTCGGAAGGCCCAGACCCGGAAGGCATAACGGGGGAGCGCCGATGA
- a CDS encoding sugar phosphate isomerase/epimerase family protein: MTPQPSPHPAARPTPHPLRFSYGTNGLTDLRLDDALSLLADLGYDGVGLTLDHMHLDPLAPDLSARTRKVARRLDELGLGVTLETGARYVLDPRRKHGPSLLDPDPEQRARRVDLLVRAVRIASDLGAHAVHCFSGIPPKETTGTAAEATEDTESTEDATWKRLAEALTPVLDAATDAGIPLAVEPEPGHLLATLDDFHRLRTALGSPDALGLTLDIGHCQCLEPRSPADCVRAAAPWLRHVQIEDMRRGVHEHLPFGDGEIGFPPVLEALAATGYQGLVSVELPRHSHAGPHFAEQSLPFLQHAASSAVPRDIARPTAPGEGPTASEAVLEGVSEGSTP; this comes from the coding sequence ATGACCCCTCAGCCGAGCCCCCACCCCGCCGCCCGGCCGACCCCCCACCCCCTCCGCTTCTCCTACGGCACCAACGGCCTGACCGACCTGCGCCTGGACGACGCCCTCTCCCTTCTCGCCGACCTCGGCTACGACGGCGTGGGGCTGACCCTCGACCACATGCACCTCGACCCGCTCGCCCCCGACCTCTCGGCCCGCACCCGCAAGGTCGCCCGCAGACTGGACGAACTCGGCCTGGGCGTCACCCTTGAGACCGGTGCCCGCTACGTACTCGACCCGAGGCGCAAGCACGGGCCGTCCCTGCTCGATCCGGACCCGGAACAACGAGCCCGGCGCGTCGACCTCCTCGTCCGAGCCGTCCGGATCGCGAGCGACCTGGGCGCCCACGCGGTGCACTGCTTCAGCGGCATCCCCCCGAAGGAGACGACCGGCACGGCCGCCGAGGCCACCGAGGACACCGAGAGCACCGAGGACGCCACCTGGAAGCGTCTCGCCGAGGCACTCACCCCCGTCCTCGACGCCGCCACCGACGCCGGAATCCCCCTCGCCGTCGAACCCGAACCCGGTCACCTTCTCGCCACCCTCGACGACTTCCACCGCCTGCGCACCGCACTCGGCAGCCCGGACGCCCTCGGCCTCACCCTCGACATAGGCCACTGCCAGTGCCTCGAACCACGGTCACCCGCCGACTGCGTACGCGCCGCCGCCCCCTGGCTGAGGCACGTCCAGATCGAGGACATGCGCCGCGGCGTCCATGAACACCTCCCCTTCGGCGACGGGGAGATCGGCTTCCCGCCCGTACTCGAAGCCCTCGCCGCAACCGGCTATCAGGGCCTGGTCTCCGTCGAACTGCCCCGGCACTCCCACGCCGGCCCTCATTTTGCTGAGCAGTCCCTCCCGTTCCTCCAGCACGCCGCCTCGTCCGCCGTCCCCCGGGACATCGCCCGGCCGACCGCCCCCGGTGAGGGCCCCACCGCCTCCGAGGCCGTCCTTGAAGGCGTCTCCGAAGGGAGCACCCCGTGA
- a CDS encoding TatD family hydrolase: MRIFDPHIHMTSRTTDDYEAMYAAGVRAVVEPAFWLGQPRTSPASFFDYFDALLGWEPFRAAQYGIAHHCTIALNPKEANDPRCVPVLDELPRYLVKDHVVAVGEIGYDSMTPAEDTALALQLQLAAEYALPAMVHTPHRDKLAGLRRTLDVVRESALPPDHVLIDHLNETTVKEAKDGGCWLGFSVYPDTKMDEERMVAVLQKYGPEKVLVNSAADWGKSDPLKTRKVADALLKAGFTEDDVDQVLWRNPVAFYGLSGRLDLDIADTDATHEGNSILRGVPKAAPDSTTATGAGIQADPQTDHQPLRATTEA, from the coding sequence ATGCGCATCTTCGACCCCCACATCCACATGACGTCACGGACCACCGACGACTACGAGGCCATGTACGCCGCCGGCGTCCGCGCCGTCGTCGAACCCGCCTTCTGGCTGGGCCAGCCGCGCACCTCACCCGCCTCCTTCTTCGACTACTTCGACGCCCTCCTCGGCTGGGAGCCCTTCCGGGCGGCCCAGTACGGCATCGCCCACCACTGCACCATCGCCCTGAACCCCAAAGAGGCGAACGACCCCCGCTGTGTGCCCGTCCTCGACGAACTGCCCCGGTATCTCGTCAAGGATCACGTGGTGGCCGTCGGTGAGATCGGCTACGACTCGATGACGCCCGCCGAGGACACCGCGCTGGCCCTGCAGCTCCAGCTCGCCGCCGAGTACGCCCTGCCCGCGATGGTCCACACACCGCACCGCGACAAGCTGGCGGGCCTGCGCCGCACCCTCGACGTGGTCCGGGAGTCCGCACTGCCCCCGGACCACGTCCTGATCGACCACCTCAACGAGACCACGGTCAAGGAGGCCAAGGACGGCGGCTGCTGGCTCGGCTTCTCCGTCTATCCGGACACCAAGATGGACGAGGAACGGATGGTCGCCGTCCTCCAGAAGTACGGACCGGAGAAGGTACTGGTCAACTCCGCCGCAGACTGGGGCAAGAGCGACCCGCTGAAGACCCGCAAGGTCGCCGACGCCCTGCTGAAGGCCGGGTTCACCGAGGACGACGTCGACCAGGTGCTGTGGCGCAACCCTGTCGCCTTCTACGGCCTCAGCGGGCGCCTCGACCTCGACATAGCCGACACGGACGCCACCCACGAGGGCAACTCCATCCTCCGCGGCGTCCCCAAGGCGGCCCCCGACAGCACGACCGCGACCGGGGCCGGGATCCAGGCGGACCCGCAGACCGACCACCAGCCCCTCCGCGCGACCACGGAGGCGTGA